Proteins encoded within one genomic window of Streptomyces rubradiris:
- a CDS encoding SRPBCC family protein, whose protein sequence is MAEVSAEARIQAPAGKVWARLTDWPSYGAWNATHTGFPQGGPADLAVGGTFRENMKLMGFPAEVDWTIEELEPARVLAIRGKGPMAVTVATRYTLTPDGDATTVRIDGEFTGAAVTLMAARLKDSATTALTESLRRLGDLVS, encoded by the coding sequence ATGGCCGAAGTCAGCGCGGAGGCACGCATCCAGGCGCCGGCCGGGAAGGTGTGGGCCCGGCTCACCGACTGGCCGTCGTACGGGGCGTGGAACGCGACCCACACCGGCTTCCCGCAGGGCGGCCCCGCGGACCTGGCCGTGGGCGGGACGTTCCGGGAGAACATGAAGCTGATGGGTTTTCCGGCGGAGGTCGACTGGACCATCGAGGAACTGGAGCCGGCCCGGGTCCTCGCCATCCGTGGCAAGGGCCCGATGGCGGTGACCGTCGCCACCCGCTACACGCTGACCCCGGACGGGGACGCCACGACGGTCCGGATCGACGGCGAGTTCACCGGCGCCGCCGTGACCCTGATGGCGGCCAGGCTCAAGGACTCGGCGACGACCGCACTGACCGAGTCCCTGCGCAGGCTGGGCGACCTGGTGAGCTGA
- a CDS encoding PadR family transcriptional regulator: MRGHGFERGHRHEGAGRWGVGGFEGRRGAFGPFGPGGPGGPFGPGGPGFGAGPWGPRGRGGPRGRARRGDVRASLLALLKERPMHGYEMIQEIAERSGGAWKPSPGSVYPTLQLLEDEGLIASQSEGGKKLFALTESGRAAAEEGPDAPWEEASRGVDWEALGEIRQAGFGLMEAFGQVWKTGSKEQREKALTVINDARKKLYLILADEH; encoded by the coding sequence ATGCGTGGTCATGGATTCGAGCGTGGGCACCGGCATGAGGGGGCCGGACGGTGGGGCGTCGGCGGTTTCGAGGGGCGGCGGGGTGCCTTCGGGCCGTTCGGGCCGGGGGGACCGGGGGGACCGTTCGGGCCGGGTGGGCCCGGGTTCGGGGCCGGTCCCTGGGGGCCGCGGGGGCGTGGCGGTCCGCGGGGGCGGGCGCGGCGCGGTGATGTGCGCGCCTCGCTCCTGGCCCTGCTCAAGGAGCGGCCCATGCACGGCTACGAGATGATCCAGGAGATCGCCGAACGCAGCGGCGGCGCCTGGAAGCCCAGCCCCGGCTCGGTCTACCCCACCCTCCAACTGCTGGAGGACGAGGGGCTGATCGCCAGCCAGAGCGAGGGCGGGAAAAAGCTGTTCGCGCTCACCGAGAGCGGACGCGCCGCCGCCGAGGAGGGTCCCGACGCCCCCTGGGAGGAGGCCTCGCGCGGGGTCGACTGGGAAGCCCTCGGTGAGATCCGTCAGGCCGGCTTCGGTCTGATGGAGGCCTTCGGTCAGGTCTGGAAGACCGGCAGCAAGGAGCAGCGGGAGAAGGCGCTGACTGTCATCAACGACGCCCGCAAGAAGCTGTATCTGATCCTCGCCGACGAGCACTGA